One genomic segment of Styela clava chromosome 3, kaStyClav1.hap1.2, whole genome shotgun sequence includes these proteins:
- the LOC120331033 gene encoding uncharacterized protein LOC120331033 has product MPKREILKVLPSLPNEAVKAAAKVLCDDVGVDEVSDLCVVVEDDLKGVLKPAKIRLLLNAWKVESEKSSGMLEDVSPASTPSTSTSMDIPSSSTPKSLFQFKVPWEKFPPELLVCCKNKLKPPPLLRKEMVRILVEDVDKINKKPSKKELDYIARAITDKYPEAFQDAFNGQVIGFGHKSLCDQMVNRREYFRRSRRRLGYETPRKRKFGSPEKKSTSTDHTDDMVKNQDWLKEHFKLQHHNATAVLIKMASTFDLQRLTINSFMMITDLRLEWPFLFEKLYLYEHYARLQGRGDSTQFLRSSMENNGIEIYRKLKTSNYSGMNNLAASIKAECEKHQSKAPKTLRFLDLLACYFKEELSSIYQIFDEDVTDERICEVVQPTPTVIIRGTSLINASKLHVILEKSVYIECADFFDAVTCAFGSYYVFNMQYPKEAKKTYEFVQRYFAGIGDNAPRSKKKTDENRLHPKVQALLEKFQ; this is encoded by the exons ATGCCTAAAAGAGAAATTTTGAAGGTTTTACCTTCATTGCCAAATGAAGCAGTAAAAGCTGCGGCAAAAGTATTGTGTGACGATGTGGGAGTTGATGAAGTGAGCGATCTATGCGTGGTGGTTGAGGATGACCTCAAAGGAGTTTTGAAGCCTGCAAAAATTCGTCTTTTGCTAAATGCTTGGAAAGTTG AATCTGAAAAGTCTTCGGGGATGCTGGAAGATGTGTCGCCGGCCTCAACCCCTTCGACTTCGACTAGCATGGACATACCAAGTTCTTCAACACCGAAGTCATTGTTTCAATTCAAAGTACCATGGGAAAAGTTTCCTCCGGAACTTCTTGTGTGctgtaaaaacaaattgaaaccTCCTCCTCTGCTCCGAAAGGAGATGGTAAGGATATTGGTTGAAGATGTCgataaaatcaacaaaaagcCGTCCAAGAAAGAACTCGATTATATAGCAAGGGCAATTACGGACAAGTATCCTGAGGCCTTTCAAGATGCATTTAATGGGCAAGTTATCGGATTTGGTCATAAATCGCTTTGTGACCAGATGGTAAACAGGCGAGAGTATTTCAGAAGGAGCAGACGAAGGCTAGGGTATGAAACGCCACGCAAGCGAAAGTTTGGAAGTCCGGAAAAAAAGTCAACATCAACAGATCATACAGATGATATGGTAAAAAACCAAGATTGGTTAAAAGAACATTTCAAGTTGCAGCACCACAATGCCACGGCGGTATTGATAAAAATGGCGTCCACATTCGACCTTCAACGATTAACCATTAACAGTTTCATGATGATAACCGACTTACGGTTGGAGTGGCCATTCTTGTTTGAAAAACTTTATCTGTATGAACATTATGCGAGGCTACAGGGAAGGGGTGATTCCACACAGTTCTTGCGCAGCAGTATGGAAAATAATGGGATCGAGATTTACAG GAAACTAAAGACATCAAATTACTCCGGAATGAACAATTTGGCTGCATCCATAAAGGCCGAGTGTGAGAAGCATCAGTCTAAAGCTCCAAAAACTTTGAGATTTCTGGATCTCTTGGCATGTTATTTCAAAGAGGAATTATCATCCATTTACCAGATATTTGAT GAAGATGTAACAGACGAGAGAATATGTGAGGTTGTGCAGCCAACACCAACAGTTATCATTCGTG gcACCTCTCTTATCAATGCTAGCAAGCTACATGTAATATTGGAAAAGTCTGTATATATTGAATGTGCAGATTTCTTCGATGCAGTGACATGCGCCTTTGGATCTTATTACGTTTTCAATATGCAATACCCGAAGGAGGCAAAGAAAACGTACGAGTTTGTACAACG ATACTTCGCAGGAATTGGTGACAATGCCCCCCGCTCAAAAAAGAAGACTGATGAAAATAGACTACACCCAAAAGTTCAGGCCCTACTGGAAAAATTCCAATAA